One genomic window of Magnolia sinica isolate HGM2019 chromosome 3, MsV1, whole genome shotgun sequence includes the following:
- the LOC131239288 gene encoding CRAL-TRIO domain-containing protein YKL091C-like isoform X1 produces the protein MDPKGPSEGGRDSIWTVDVEQNKVRLMRIFVEREDPTSKEADDLMLRRFLRARDLDVEKASALFLRYLKWRRAAIPNGLISESEVQNQLAEKKMFMQGFDKKGRRIGLVFGGKHQSYKRDFEEFKRFVIYTLEKLCGSMQNGEEKFIAIGDLEGWGYSNCDIRAYIAALDIMQNYYPERLAKVFLVHVPYIFWTAWKIVYPFIDDNTKKKFVFVENKNLKSTLLEDIDESELPEIYGGKLPLIPIQDSTA, from the exons ATGGATCCCAAAGGGCCATCAGAGGGTGGGCGTGATAGCATCTGGACCGTTGATGTGGAGCAGAACAAAGTGAGGTTGATGAGAATCTTTGTTGAGAGAGAGGATCCTACTTCAAAG GAAGCGGATGATCTGATGCTGAGAAGATTCTTGCGAGCACGCGATCTGGACGTCGAGAAGGCCTCTGCCCTGTTCCTCAGGTACCTCAAGTGGAGGCGAGCCGCCATCCCCAATGGTCTGATTTCTGAATCAGAAGTCCAAAATCAGCTTGCCGAGAAGAAGATGTTCATGCAAGGATTCGATAAGAAAGGGCGTCGAATCGGTTTGGTGTTTGGTGGCAAACATCAATCCTACAAAAGAGAtttcgaagagttcaaac GTTTTGTAATATACACTCTGGAGAAGTTATGCGGCAG TATGCAAAACGGGGAGGAAAAGTTCATAGCAATCGGTGATCTCGAAGGATGGGGTTACTCGAACTGCGACATTCGTGCGTACATAGCAGCTCTGGACATCATGCAG AACTACTACCCGGAGCGGCTGGCAAAGGTGTTTTTGGTCCACGTGCCGTACATATTCTGGACGGCGTGGAAGATTGTCTATCCGTTCATCGATGATAACACGAAAAAGAAG TTCGTATTTGTGGAAAACAAGAACTTGAAGTCAACACTGTTGGAAGATATTGACGAGAGCGAGCTCCCAGAGATCTACGGTGGAAAATTGCCCTTAATTCCAATTCAAGACTCAACAGCTTAG
- the LOC131239288 gene encoding patellin-2-like isoform X2 yields MDPKGPSEGGRDSIWTVDVEQNKVRLMRIFVEREDPTSKEADDLMLRRFLRARDLDVEKASALFLRYLKWRRAAIPNGLISESEVQNQLAEKKMFMQGFDKKGRRIGLVFGGKHQSYKRDFEEFKRFVIYTLEKLCGSMQNGEEKFIAIGDLEGWGYSNCDIRAYIAALDIMQFVFVENKNLKSTLLEDIDESELPEIYGGKLPLIPIQDSTA; encoded by the exons ATGGATCCCAAAGGGCCATCAGAGGGTGGGCGTGATAGCATCTGGACCGTTGATGTGGAGCAGAACAAAGTGAGGTTGATGAGAATCTTTGTTGAGAGAGAGGATCCTACTTCAAAG GAAGCGGATGATCTGATGCTGAGAAGATTCTTGCGAGCACGCGATCTGGACGTCGAGAAGGCCTCTGCCCTGTTCCTCAGGTACCTCAAGTGGAGGCGAGCCGCCATCCCCAATGGTCTGATTTCTGAATCAGAAGTCCAAAATCAGCTTGCCGAGAAGAAGATGTTCATGCAAGGATTCGATAAGAAAGGGCGTCGAATCGGTTTGGTGTTTGGTGGCAAACATCAATCCTACAAAAGAGAtttcgaagagttcaaac GTTTTGTAATATACACTCTGGAGAAGTTATGCGGCAG TATGCAAAACGGGGAGGAAAAGTTCATAGCAATCGGTGATCTCGAAGGATGGGGTTACTCGAACTGCGACATTCGTGCGTACATAGCAGCTCTGGACATCATGCAG TTCGTATTTGTGGAAAACAAGAACTTGAAGTCAACACTGTTGGAAGATATTGACGAGAGCGAGCTCCCAGAGATCTACGGTGGAAAATTGCCCTTAATTCCAATTCAAGACTCAACAGCTTAG